In Urechidicola croceus, a single window of DNA contains:
- a CDS encoding OmpA family protein, giving the protein MKKLIYLFLILFSIQTPFAQNLKKANKLFETRSYIKAAELYENEEVKSKDVLQNLGDCYYYNGKMDIASRWYSLLFKQYENEVQSEYYFRYAQSLKAQDRFAEADELQKKYYKKNNLEIDYVSTVEYFEKLNSQIERPYILHKTSANSSNSDFGLSMKGNKVIFASSRGTDGNLYDWNNQPYLDLFKGTIDELGDIVNIEPLSSNINTKMHESNAILTKDGKTMYFTRNSFVDGKKFRDKNKVTHLKIFKAQLTDTIWSNITELPFNSNEFSTMHPALSPDEKQLYFSSDMPGTFGSFDLFAVDINENGTYGTPYNLGDKINTAQREQFPFISESNTLYFASDGHLGLGGLDVFSSTITKDGFSEVQNMSNIINSNKDDFGFVIDEARETGYVSSNRSGGAGDDDIYRFTKKKKNYVTGLVQDKNSLELLPGSLVTLFDSENNSIGDMIVKDDAKYSFEIHNNSDYKIRGTRKLYVPYEVEFSTDNEGNINKDIFLHLESYEDAEKDIVVEDGKTQIKINPIYFDFNKWNIRPDAAAELDNVVEMMKKYTDMQIEIGAHTDCRGSEEYNLSLSHKRAKSVREYLVSQGIPNENVKSIGYGEMQPKNHCIKEGICKEEEYDINRRCEFVLLN; this is encoded by the coding sequence ATGAAAAAACTTATATATTTATTTTTAATACTATTTTCTATTCAAACACCATTTGCCCAAAACTTAAAAAAGGCAAACAAATTGTTTGAAACTAGATCATATATTAAAGCCGCAGAATTATATGAAAATGAAGAAGTAAAATCAAAAGATGTTCTTCAAAATTTAGGTGACTGCTATTATTACAATGGTAAAATGGATATTGCATCTAGATGGTATTCACTGCTATTCAAACAATATGAAAATGAAGTTCAATCAGAATATTATTTTCGCTATGCACAATCTTTAAAAGCTCAAGATAGATTTGCTGAAGCAGATGAATTGCAAAAAAAATATTATAAAAAAAACAACTTAGAAATTGACTATGTTAGTACCGTTGAATATTTTGAGAAGTTAAATTCTCAAATCGAAAGACCTTATATTTTACATAAAACATCGGCTAATTCTTCTAATTCCGATTTTGGTTTATCAATGAAAGGTAATAAAGTTATTTTTGCCTCTTCAAGAGGTACAGATGGAAATTTATATGATTGGAACAATCAGCCATACTTAGATTTATTCAAAGGTACTATTGATGAGTTGGGAGATATTGTAAATATTGAACCTCTATCAAGTAATATTAATACAAAAATGCATGAATCAAATGCTATCTTAACTAAAGATGGTAAAACAATGTATTTTACTAGAAATAGTTTTGTTGACGGAAAGAAGTTTCGTGATAAAAATAAGGTTACACACTTAAAGATTTTTAAAGCACAATTAACCGACACTATTTGGTCCAACATTACTGAATTACCATTTAATAGCAATGAGTTTTCAACAATGCATCCGGCATTAAGTCCTGATGAAAAACAATTATATTTCTCTTCTGATATGCCTGGAACTTTTGGTTCTTTTGATTTATTTGCTGTTGATATTAATGAAAATGGTACTTATGGAACACCCTATAATTTAGGAGACAAAATAAATACAGCACAAAGAGAACAGTTTCCATTCATTAGTGAAAGTAATACATTGTATTTTGCTTCTGATGGTCATTTAGGATTAGGAGGATTAGATGTTTTTTCAAGCACTATAACTAAAGATGGTTTTTCTGAAGTACAAAATATGAGCAATATTATCAATAGTAATAAAGATGATTTTGGCTTTGTAATTGACGAAGCCAGAGAAACTGGATATGTATCTTCCAACAGAAGTGGTGGTGCAGGCGATGATGATATTTATCGATTTACTAAAAAGAAGAAAAACTATGTTACTGGTCTAGTTCAAGATAAAAATAGTTTAGAATTACTTCCAGGTTCATTAGTAACTTTATTTGACAGTGAAAACAATTCTATTGGTGATATGATTGTAAAAGATGATGCAAAATATTCATTTGAAATTCATAACAATTCAGATTATAAAATTAGAGGAACTCGTAAACTATATGTACCATATGAAGTTGAATTCTCTACCGACAACGAAGGAAACATCAATAAAGATATATTCTTACACTTAGAATCATATGAAGATGCTGAAAAGGATATTGTAGTTGAAGATGGAAAAACTCAAATTAAAATCAATCCAATTTATTTTGATTTCAACAAATGGAACATTCGTCCAGATGCTGCTGCAGAATTAGACAATGTAGTTGAAATGATGAAAAAATATACCGATATGCAAATTGAAATTGGTGCACATACTGATTGTCGTGGTAGCGAAGAATATAACTTATCTTTATCTCACAAGCGTGCAAAATCAGTAAGAGAATATTTAGTTTCACAAGGTATTCCAAATGAAAATGTGAAGTCAATTGGATACGGTGAAATGCAGCCAAAAAATCATTGTATAAAAGAAGGGATTTGTAAAGAGGAAGAGTACGATATTAATAGACGATGTGAATTTGTCCTACTAAATTAA
- a CDS encoding PorP/SprF family type IX secretion system membrane protein, with the protein MKNKIKLLIILLSITTISVNAQQDAQFTQYMYNMSVINPAYTTGDLGTVNLGLLHRSQWVGVTGSPKTSTFFAHTPINDKIEVGISFVNDNIGDIVKENNFYADFAYKLDLEEYGNLSFGIKAGATLFDVDFNDFNLEVSTDPNFNNINESYLNIGTGVYYNTDNYYVGLSIPNILKSKHLEENNGRYQGVEEAHVYLTGGYVFDINQEFRLKPAFMAKVVKGAPISFDITANVLYQERFELGVGYRLEDAFSILANFKATPELRIGYAYDSTISNLGPFSSGSHEIIFLYDLDLFGLTKGFDKSPRFF; encoded by the coding sequence ATGAAAAATAAAATAAAATTACTCATCATATTATTGAGCATTACCACAATTAGTGTAAATGCACAACAAGACGCACAATTCACTCAGTACATGTACAATATGAGTGTCATAAATCCTGCATATACAACAGGAGATTTAGGTACTGTAAACTTAGGTTTACTACACAGATCACAATGGGTTGGTGTAACTGGATCACCTAAAACTTCTACATTTTTTGCTCATACTCCTATTAACGATAAAATTGAGGTTGGAATCTCATTCGTTAACGATAATATTGGAGATATAGTAAAAGAAAATAATTTTTATGCTGATTTTGCTTACAAATTAGATTTAGAAGAATATGGAAATCTATCATTTGGTATAAAAGCCGGTGCAACATTGTTTGATGTAGATTTTAATGATTTTAATTTAGAAGTTTCAACTGATCCTAACTTTAATAACATTAATGAATCATATTTAAATATTGGAACTGGAGTATATTACAACACTGATAATTACTATGTTGGTCTTTCTATTCCCAATATATTAAAATCAAAACATCTTGAAGAAAATAACGGTCGCTATCAAGGAGTTGAAGAGGCTCATGTTTATTTAACTGGAGGATATGTCTTTGATATTAATCAAGAATTCAGACTAAAACCTGCATTTATGGCAAAAGTTGTTAAAGGCGCCCCTATTTCATTTGATATTACTGCAAATGTATTGTATCAAGAGCGTTTTGAGTTAGGTGTTGGATACAGATTAGAAGATGCATTTAGTATTCTTGCTAACTTTAAAGCAACTCCTGAATTAAGAATAGGATATGCATACGACAGTACAATTTCAAATTTAGGACCTTTTAGTTCTGGGTCACATGAAATAATATTTTTGTATGATTTAGATCTTTTTGGACTTACTAAAGGATTCGATAAATCACCTAGATTCTTCTAA